Proteins found in one Mustela lutreola isolate mMusLut2 chromosome 12, mMusLut2.pri, whole genome shotgun sequence genomic segment:
- the GAPVD1 gene encoding GTPase-activating protein and VPS9 domain-containing protein 1 isoform X6, whose translation MVKLDIHTLAHHLKQERLYVNSEKQLIQRLNADVLKTAEKLYRTAWIAKQQRINLDRLIITSAEASPAECCQHAKILEDTQFVDGYKQLGFQETAYGEFLSRLRENPRLIASSLVAGEKLNQENTQSVIYTVFTSLYGNCIMQEDESYLLQVLRYLIEFELKESDNPRRLLRRGTCAFSILFKLFSEGLFSAKLFLTATLHEPIMQLLVEDEDHLETDPNKLIDRFSPLQQEKLFGEKGSERFRQKVQEMVDSNEAKLVALVNKFIGYLKQNTYCFPHSLRWIVSQMYKTLSCVDRLEVGEVRAMCTDLLLACFICPAVVNPEQYGIISDAPINEVARFNLMQVGRLLQQLAMTGSEEGDPRTKSSLGKFDKSCVAAFLDVVIGGRAVETPPMSSVNLLEGLSRTVVYITYSQLITLVNFMKSVMSGDQLREDRMALDNLLANLPQAKPGKSSSLEMTPYNTPQLSPATTPANKKNRLPIAARSRSRTNVLMDLHMDHEGSSQETIQEVQPEEVLVISLGTGPQLTPGMMSENEVLNMQLSDGGQGDVPVDENKLHGKPDKTLRFSLCSDNLEGISEGPSNRSNSVSSLDLEGESVSELGAGPSGSNGVEALQLLEHEQATTQDNLDDKLRKFEIRDMMGLTDDRDISETVSETWSTDVLGSDFDPNIDEDRLQEIAGAAAENMLGSLLCLPGSGSVLLDPCTGSTISETTSEAWSVEVLPSDSEAPDLKQEERLQELESCSGLGSTSDDTDVREA comes from the exons ATGGTGAAGCTGGATATTCACACCTTGGCCCATCACCTTAAGCAGGAACGCTTAtatgtgaactctgagaaacagctCATTCAGAGGCTCAATGCAGATGTCCTTAAGACAGCTGAAAAGTTGTATCGTACAGCATGGATTGCTAAGCAGCAGAGAATTAATTTGGATCGGCTTATCATAACCAG TGCTGAAGCTTCCCCTGCTGAATGTTGCCAACATGCCAAGATTTTGGAAGATACACAGTTTGTTGATGGATACAAGCAATTGGGATTTCAGGAGACTGCTTATGGAGAATTCTTGAGTCGATTAAGGGAAAATCCTCGTCTTATTGCCTCCTCTTTGGTTGCTGGGGAGAAGCTGAATCAGGAGAACACACAAAGTGTTATATACACAGTTTTTACCTCCCTTTATGGCAACTGCATCATGCAAGAAGATGAAAGCTACCTCCTTCAGGTTTTGAGATACTTGATTGAATTTGAACTTAAAGAAAGTGACAACCCCAGGAGACTTTTGAGGAGAGGAACCTGTGCCTTCAGCatcttatttaaacttttttctgAAGGACTGTTTTCCGCCAAACTTTTCCTCACAGCCACTTTACATGAGCCAATCATGCAGCTGCTTGTTGAAGATGAAGACCACCTGGAGACAGATCCAAACAAGCTGATCGATAGGTTCTCCCCATTACAACAGGAAAAGCTCTTTGGAGagaaaggctcagagagattcaGGCAAAAGGTTCAAGAGATGGTAGATTCCAATGAGGCCAAACTGGTGGCTCTGGTGAACAAGTTTATTGGTTATCTCAAACAGAACACGTACTGCTTTCCACATAGTTTGAGGTGGATTGTGTCACAGATGTACAAAACCCTCTCCTGTGTAGACAGACTGGAAGTTGGGGAGGTCAGGGCAATGTGTACTGATCTCCTCTTGGCCTGCTTCATTTGTCCCGCAGTTGTCAATCCAGAACAGTATGGAATAATTTCTGATGCTCCTATTAATGAGGTAGCAAGATTTAATCTGATGCAG GTTGGCCGCCTTTTGCAGCAGTTGGCAATGACCGGCTCTGAAGAAGGAGATCCCCGGACAAAGAGCAGCCTTGGAAAATTTGATAAA AGCTGTGTTGCTGCCTTTCTTGATGTTGTGATTGGGGGCCGTGCAGTGGAGACCCCTCCAATGTCCTCCGTTAATCTTCTGGAAGGATTGAGCAGAACTGTGGTTTATATAACGTATAGTCAGCTTATTACTCTG GTGAATTTTATGAAGAGTGTGATGTCTGGAGATCAGCTGAGAGAAGATAGGATGGCTCTTGACAATTTATTGGCAAACCTGCCCCAGGCAAAGCCGGGAAAAAGCAGCAGTTTGGAAATGACCCCGTATAATACTCCTCAGCTGTCTCCAGCAACCACTCCAGCAAATAAAAAGAATCGATTGCCTATAG caGCTCGAAGTAGAAGCCGCACCAATGTGCTAATGGACTTACATATGGACCATGAAGGATCATCTCAAGAAACCATCCAGGAAGTACAGCCAGAAGAGGTGTTGGTCATTTCCTTAGGGACAGGTCCCCAGCTCACTCCAGGGATGATGTCAGAAAATGAG gtctTAAACATGCAACTTTCGGATGGAGGACAAGGAGATGTCCCTGTCGATGAAAACAAACTCCACGGTAAACCTGATAAAACCTTGCGCTTTTCCCTCTGCAGTGATAATCTGGAAGGAATATCTGAAG GTCCATCAAATCGCTCTAATTCAGTGTCCTCTCTAGACCTGGAAGGAGAGTCTGTATCAGAACTTGGAGCAGGACCTTCTGGGAGTAATGGAGTTGAAGCTCTCCAGCTATTAGAGCATGAACAAG CTACAACACAAGATAATCTTGATGATAAGCTAAGGAAGTTTGAAATACGTGACATGATGGGACTGACAGATGACAGAGATATATCAGAAACAGTGAGTGAGACCTGGAGTACAGATGTCTTGGGAAGTGATTTTGATCCTAACATTGATGAAGATCGCTTACAAGAAATTGCAG GTGCAGCAGCAGAGAACATGTTAGGCAGTTTACTGTGCCTGCCAGGTTCAGGGTCAGTGCTTCTTGACCCCTGCACTGGTTCTACCATATCAGAGACAACAAGCGAAGCTTGGAGTGTAGAGGTATTGCCAAGTGACTCAG AGGCCCCGGATCTAAAGCAGGAGGAGCGTCTACAAGAGCTGGAGAGCTGCTCTGGACTAGGTAGCACGTCTGATGATACAGATGTCAGGGAG gcaTAA